The genome window acatcaaacctaacactacatgacacaagaccatgctctttatccatctttcctccacatgaggtgagcacaatggccctggccatttcatcttttaCCATCGACCGGCGTGGGTGATGTAATGTTAGAGAACAGCCAGCAATCCGGGTCTATTCAGGGCATAAGCTCGGTCGTTAGTGctgagtgttggcctgaggtcAGGATGAGTTGGGGTGTGTCGATGTGTTTCACAGTAAAAGGTGTCCAAATTAATGATAGCTAGAAAAAGAAGCAAGGGCCTCCCTGCTTTTGATTGTCTGGATTTTTTGATTAAGCCctcaaacacaaatcaaaatTATGAAGTGTGCTTGGAGGTAACCATGTAAGGCTGTAACTTAATCGAAATATTCTTCTTCCAGTTCGAGATGAAGATTGTGAAGTATGCCCTGTGGAAGATGGCCAAGTAGAAAACCCCAAAGAAGTGCCAGGTACTTGAGCGTTTTATCCTTACTAACTCTTCCTCCTTGGCTACCTTGGTAGTCTGTGCTACTTAACTGCCCTACTCGCTTCATCATGGTCTGTTAGTGTTATTTATATTATaattaatttcatttcttttgcttCAAAGAGTCATCTTGTCACGCCCAGGTTACCAAGGCTTCCACATGTCCTACTGGCTCTGTCCTGAAAAAGTCTGGGCTTCTGTTCTTTAAAGTTTCTAAGGTCTTGACAAAATGGACAATcagaacatttcaaattgacAGATATGACAAAATACTGATACATGATGGCTACAGTAAATGGAAAAACTCATTTGCTGTATAAACCTGGAGTGAAAATGGTTGGATTTGAATATACAGGGATTCTATTTCTAAAGTACTAATAGGTTTTCCAGATGCCTAGGGCAGgctccaaacatgccaaaaggCTGATAGGCAAATCATGTATTGCAGGTGTCCCAGTTGGCAAGCTGTGTTATTcccaatcaataaatcaataaagaATTTCCAAAAGGAAACCTGTTGGTTGGCAACCTAGTGTTTTCTTGGATTCAGGGTTGCCTGTTGGTCACTGCACATGTCCTCGTTTGGAGGGTTTGGGAGGCAAATCGTGTATTGCAGGTTATGATGTTGTGACAAACGTCCTGATGGCCTTGCAGGGGCCTTGTTGTCGGCGGTGAAGGAGGGTGACCGatgcacaacgacggtggattggCATGCCAGTTGGCAAACTGTGTTTTACCAAAAAAATGAATCAATAAGGAATTTACAAAAAGACCTGTTGGTGGGCAACCGAATGTTTCCTTGGTGTCAGGCTTGCTCATGGGTCATATATTGCCCAGTTGGCGAGCTGTGTTATTCCCaaaaaataaatcaataaagAATTTGCAAAAGGAAACCTGTTGGTTGGCAACCTAATGTTTTCTTGGATTCAGGGTTGCCTGTGGGTCACTGCACATGTCCTCGTTTGGAGGGTTTTATGTTATTTGCTAGAGCGTAAGGATTTCTGTATAATATCAGTATTAGCAATTTGAGCATTATTTGGAATTTTCTTTATGTGGATCAGCACAGATTCAACATCATCTGTGTCGAATGGGACAAATCGTTTTGTTTTACTTGAAAACGTCCCTCCAAACTGAGCTGTCCTCAATCTTGTCACTCTGAGTCTGAAGCCAGCCTTCGCATCATGTAGAGTAGTGAAATGTACAGCTATAATACAGAATATCAAGTTAGGATGTTGGTCCCCTTCATGTTGTATACACAGCACAAATTGAGGTGCTTTTGATACCCATAGCCCCCAAAAATTCAATACAAAGGGCCTCCCTGCTTCTGATAATCTGGATACACAAATCAAAATAATGAAGTGTGCTGGGAGGTAACCATGTAAGGCTGTCACTTAATGGAAATATTCTTCTTCCAGTTCAAGATGAAGATTGTGAAGTATGCCCTGTGGAAGGTGGCCAAGTAGAAAACCCCGAAGAAGTGCCAGGTACTTGAGCGTTTTATCCTTACTAACTAAACTGTTCGTTCTTGACTACCTTGGCAGTAGTTGTAGTCTGCTTAACTGTTTTTCTACATCCCTGTCTGTAAATACTGaatgatttcatttcttttgctcGAAAGAGTCATCCTGTCAGGTCCAGGTTATCAAGGTTCCGCCGTGTCCAACTGGCACTGTCCTGAAGAAGTCCGAGTTCTAGGCTTCTGGTGCACGTTGCCAAGTCGGCAAACTGTGTTTTACCAAAAAAGTGAATCAATAAGGAATTTACAAAAGGAAGCCTGTTGGTGGGCAACCAAATGTTTCCTTGGTGTCAGGCTTGTTCATGGGTCACCACATATGTTCCCGTTCAGAGGGTTTTATGTTAGGGCGTAAGGATTTCTGTATAGTAACAGTAGTGGCAATTTGAAGCAGTATTTGGAATTTTTACCATGTGGACCAGCACAGATCAACATTGTCTGTATCTAAGGGGACCAATCTCTTTGTTGTTTCACTTGGGAACGCCCCTTCAAACGGGGTCGTCCACAATTTTTGATGAAGTATGATGGAAGTGAAAGATTGAAATAATGAAGTGTGCTTGGAGGTACCATGAAAGGCTGTgacttcatggaaatatttttcttcCAGTCCGAAATGAAGATTGTGAAGCATGCCCTGAGGAAGAGCAGCCAGAAGTGGTTGGCCAAGTAGAAAACCCCAAAGAAGTGCCAGGTACTTTTATCCTTATTGACTCTTCCTTCTTGGCTACCTTGGTAGTCTGCTTCTTATAACTATCCTACTTCATCATGGTTTGTTTCTAAtttcctttattttgtttcaaagaGTCATCGTGTCAGGCCCAAGTCATTCAGGTTCCCACGTATGTCCGACTGGCACTTAGCATAACCATGAATGATCAAGAAGTTTCTCCCTGAACACCTCACCCCTTAGCCAATGTTGGTCAATGAGGTATTGGCCTCCCGCTAGGCGGCgctggtcgtaactagggtaaatggttttttcaagtgatataagCGACTCGCTTCAATGTAAGCAGCGATGAAGACGTAAAATTTTCCTACGTTTCGCACCTTCACTGCTTGTCCAAGATGCCAATGCCGTGTATGTGATGACATTATGACAATATGGCACtgtgaaaatcaatttcaatgacAAAAATTGGCAAGAAATCGTCTGGTCTTTTTTTTGGTTGTCGTTTTTTCTACACGTACTTCAAGCTCCATCGTCGCCGTACCCTAGTTACCACCAGTGCCACGTAGcggtcaatgaagttgtgccgGTACCCCATTATTTGGCTTTTGGATTAGTTAATGTGGCAAACAGtcttaaaaaattaaaaatctttGTTGGTCACAAAATTGAAGGGAACCCTTGATCATTCAGTCATTTGTAGTTTAAGAACTGAAGTTTTCTTTGCCAATTCAGAAATCAGATTCTCCTCTCGAAGATCATTGAATCTATTTGAGAGGTTTGGGTCAAAATAAAGGAACATTAGCATGAGCAAATGAATATAGCCCGATCCTTTCAAATAACTTCATTATAACAAAACATGCCACTGAATCACCCTTTCCTACCATAGTTAACATGTTATAGGCTAATTTGTATATCAGGTTTAGTAGGATAGAGGCAGCCATTGTGTAATCCGAATTATGTGCCGTATGGCATAACTTCGGCTGCACTGCTCTACATGGAAGCATGCGATGGGCCAACATTCCGCCCAATATTCACTATCCACCTTAAAATAAGCTCTTCTTCCCCTGGAAATATGTGGAGAGTAACACTAGGCATTTTGTTCTGGGTATTGTTAGTGGCTCCCACAGCAATACAATGTGACATCTACCACTACACAGTTTGTTATGAACGGGAAATCTTTTAATACACTGCCTCCATTAGTACTTCATGTACAATCGCGACTCCGGAGCCGATACTACAGAATACTGTTGTGAGATTTCCTTGCGAGACCTGGAATGGAAAAACACGTCTGTTGCCAGGAAAATGGCAGCAGCCACTTTGAAAAAATTGTATGATTATGTTCAGATGTGTTACAGAATTGTCTTCTGCTTTGTGTTATTAGTGCAAATGAACCATGCCAAATTTATTTACGTCATGTTTAACTGACATGATGTTCCTACAAAATAAGAGAATGTTTGCCAATGGACATGAGGCATTTTCTTTTGATGTAGCTTACAATCATTTGATATAATTGACCTCTTCACAACCTCATTTTTAGACAATGGAAGCATGGTTGAAAGCAGCCTGACGGAAACCCACCGGCACCATCGTATGGAGAAAGATATGGAAGAGGAGGTCGACCATTCCTCTGATGAAGATTATGCCCCTGGTGGTAAGCAAATAGAAGTTTACTATCGATGTTTCAGATTCAATTCAAATTGTTGCATCAGAAGTCTAGGAAAAAAATATCTGAGCATCCCAAAGACTTCAAGATACATAAAAATCATCCAATCACATTGCAGGGTTAGGCTACATGTAGTAGATGAGCTTGACAGTATCTGCAAAAGGACAGACCACTTTAGTTTTCTATCTCGCTGACTGTAAATCACTTCACTGACACACATGAGATACTCATCCCAGATCTGCAGTCAATGTGTTTTTAGATCTCTTGTAGTTCAGTTGCATATCTCCGTTAGTGTTGTTTTCCTGGATTATTATCATTCATATCAGATTACCAACTTCTTGATAAATTTTCGAAGGAAAGggtaaatttcatttttgaaaaataattggGTTGCAGTACTTTGCCCCGGTGTGTTTTTCTATTGTTGCACCTCACTCACTAGAGTTTCTTTTCCAGATGATGAACAAGTTTCGGACTCGGACGATAGTGTTGCCATTGGAAACATGGACAAGAACTTGTTTACGGACTTAAAAAGCCTCCGAAAAAAGTCCAAGACATTGGGTGAAGAGTCAGTCAGTAGCCATCATAATGCTGGTGAGTCAAACTCTGCATCATTTATTATAAGCGTGGCCATCTGATCTCTCAGCAGGCCCCTAGCTGAATGAAATAAATGGTAGAGCAGGCATGGCTGGTTAGCCCCATGGCAGTGGCAGGGTACTGTGCCCCTCTAAAAAACCCTAGTGTTGCCTGTCGTCATTAGATATTATTG of Lineus longissimus chromosome 9, tnLinLong1.2, whole genome shotgun sequence contains these proteins:
- the LOC135493658 gene encoding uncharacterized protein LOC135493658; the protein is MWTSTDQHFSNEDCEACPEEEQPEVVGQVENPKEVPVRDEDCEVCPVEDGQVENPKEVPVQDEDCEVCPVEGGQVENPEEVPVRNEDCEACPEEEQPEVVGQVENPKEVPDNGSMVESSLTETHRHHRMEKDMEEEVDHSSDEDYAPGDDEQVSDSDDSVAIGNMDKNLFTDLKSLRKKSKTLGEESVSSHHNAGESNSASFIISVAI